From the Streptomyces nigrescens genome, one window contains:
- a CDS encoding SCO2322 family protein yields the protein MRRSRIAGAVLLAGTVTGLSAGPAQAQEYRYWSFWDGKGGSWAYATQGPATLRPADGAVEGFRFTVGADSAAAGKPRGAADFDAICRDTPAKDGRKRIGIVLDFGTAADAPGGERPPKARTECAQVSEDASAGEALAAVAGPLRYDANALLCAIAGYPKAGCAEAVSGSKEQASSAAPSAGAGDRDGADGEGDGSGDGGPSAGLLGGGAAVVVLGAAAVWQARRRRG from the coding sequence ATGCGGCGTTCCAGGATCGCCGGCGCCGTGCTGCTGGCCGGTACGGTCACCGGCCTGTCCGCCGGGCCCGCGCAGGCGCAGGAGTACCGCTACTGGTCGTTCTGGGACGGCAAGGGCGGCTCCTGGGCGTATGCCACCCAAGGGCCGGCCACCCTGCGGCCGGCCGACGGCGCGGTCGAGGGCTTCCGCTTCACCGTCGGCGCCGACTCCGCCGCGGCCGGCAAGCCGCGCGGGGCCGCCGACTTCGACGCGATCTGCCGCGACACCCCCGCCAAGGACGGCCGTAAACGGATCGGCATCGTCCTCGACTTCGGCACCGCGGCGGACGCGCCCGGTGGCGAGCGGCCGCCGAAGGCCAGGACCGAGTGTGCTCAGGTGTCGGAGGACGCCTCGGCGGGCGAGGCGCTGGCGGCGGTCGCCGGGCCGCTGCGCTATGACGCCAACGCCCTGCTGTGTGCCATCGCCGGCTACCCGAAGGCGGGGTGCGCGGAGGCGGTGAGCGGATCGAAGGAGCAGGCGTCCTCCGCCGCGCCGTCCGCGGGGGCGGGGGACCGTGACGGCGCAGACGGCGAGGGCGACGGGAGCGGGGACGGCGGGCCGTCCGCCGGGCTGCTCGGCGGGGGCGCGGCCGTCGTCGTCCTGGGTGCGGCAGCGGTGTGGCAGGCACGCCGCCGACGCGGATGA
- a CDS encoding prenyltransferase/squalene oxidase repeat-containing protein gives MAPMASMAHQAPLTHPAAFLARRAATALAAAVVLGAAAAPAAYADSPSASPKKLPDGLYGTEDPKYDGVWRQSLALLAQDTVGLRPAASAVRWLVGQQCADGAFTAFRAEPGKPCDGKTMRDTNQTAAAVQALAALGGHGDTVKKAVGWLKSVQNEDGGWSSMAGSPSDANSTSVVIGALAAAGEKPQSVTSKKGGKTPYDGLLTFQLGCDAKEGERGAFTFQLKGAAPNADATAAAATGALGKGFVVAPADQRAKAPVKPLNCKDAGGEKAGKGDPAQAAEGGDAYLVAQLDKNGQHLLSAMPGAEKQPDVGNTADAVVALAAGGHGAAAAKPLKWLEKNAAEWAEQSGPAAYAQLVLAAHATGTDPRSFGGTDLVAALNATGPKPAAAPKKDAGDSDDSADGGAISVWWVIGVGLAIGAGIGFLLSSRKKNQL, from the coding sequence ATGGCCCCCATGGCTTCCATGGCTCACCAGGCCCCCCTGACGCACCCCGCCGCCTTCCTGGCGCGCCGCGCCGCCACGGCGCTGGCGGCCGCGGTGGTGCTGGGCGCGGCCGCTGCCCCCGCCGCGTACGCCGACTCCCCTTCCGCGTCCCCCAAGAAGCTGCCGGACGGCCTGTACGGCACCGAGGACCCGAAGTACGACGGGGTCTGGCGGCAGTCGCTGGCACTGCTGGCACAGGACACGGTGGGGCTGCGGCCCGCGGCGTCCGCCGTGCGCTGGCTGGTCGGGCAGCAGTGCGCCGACGGCGCGTTCACCGCCTTCCGCGCCGAGCCCGGCAAGCCCTGCGACGGCAAGACCATGCGGGACACCAACCAGACGGCCGCCGCCGTGCAGGCACTGGCCGCGCTCGGCGGGCACGGTGACACCGTGAAGAAGGCCGTGGGCTGGTTGAAATCGGTGCAGAACGAGGACGGCGGCTGGAGCTCGATGGCCGGTTCGCCCAGCGACGCCAACTCCACGTCCGTGGTCATCGGCGCACTCGCGGCGGCGGGCGAGAAGCCGCAGTCCGTGACGTCGAAGAAGGGCGGCAAGACCCCCTACGACGGGCTGCTCACCTTCCAGCTGGGCTGCGACGCGAAGGAGGGCGAGCGCGGCGCGTTCACCTTCCAGCTCAAGGGCGCCGCCCCGAACGCCGACGCCACCGCGGCCGCCGCGACCGGAGCGCTCGGAAAGGGCTTCGTCGTCGCGCCCGCAGATCAGCGCGCAAAGGCCCCGGTCAAGCCGCTGAACTGCAAGGATGCCGGGGGCGAGAAGGCGGGCAAGGGCGATCCGGCGCAAGCCGCGGAGGGTGGCGACGCCTACCTCGTCGCCCAGCTCGACAAGAACGGGCAGCATCTGCTCTCCGCGATGCCGGGCGCCGAGAAGCAGCCCGACGTCGGCAACACCGCGGATGCCGTGGTGGCGCTGGCGGCCGGTGGGCACGGTGCCGCCGCGGCGAAGCCGCTGAAGTGGCTGGAGAAGAACGCGGCGGAGTGGGCCGAGCAGAGCGGCCCCGCCGCATACGCCCAGCTGGTGCTGGCCGCGCACGCCACCGGCACCGACCCGCGCTCCTTCGGCGGAACCGACCTGGTGGCCGCGCTCAACGCCACCGGCCCCAAGCCGGCCGCCGCGCCGAAGAAGGACGCCGGGGACTCCGACGACTCCGCGGACGGCGGCGCCATCAGCGTGTGGTGGGTCATCGGCGTCGGTCTCGCCATCGGCGCCGGCATCGGGTTCCTGCTGAGCAGCCGGAAGAAGAACCAGCTCTGA
- a CDS encoding CbiQ family ECF transporter T component, which produces MSAPQATRTTALHAGAWWLWALGLATAASRTTDPLLLGLLVGVAGYVVAARRTDAPWARSYGAFVKLGLVVIAIRLVFAFFLGSPIPGTHTLVTLPEVPLPDWAKGVRIGGRVTAEGMVFALYDGLKLATLLTCVGAANALANPARLLKSLPGALYEAGVAVVVAMTFAPNLVADVQRLRAARRLRGRPDRGIKALLQVGLPVLEGALERSVALAAAMDARGYGRSAQVPPAVRHTTSVLTLGGLLGVCAGTYGLLGDTGGGYGLPLLLAGLAAALAGLWLGGRRSVRSRYRPERWGARAWLVAGSGIAVAALMIWANDYAPAALHPPAVPLTAPVLPLWPAVSVLVGLLPAFVAPLPSSADRAGSGGASRGGRRASDAVPRMKEPTQ; this is translated from the coding sequence ATGAGCGCCCCGCAGGCGACCCGCACCACCGCGCTGCACGCCGGCGCCTGGTGGCTGTGGGCACTGGGCCTGGCCACCGCGGCCTCCCGAACCACCGATCCGCTGCTGCTGGGGCTGCTGGTGGGCGTGGCCGGCTATGTCGTCGCGGCACGTCGTACGGACGCGCCATGGGCCCGCTCGTACGGTGCGTTCGTCAAGCTCGGGCTGGTCGTGATCGCCATCCGGCTGGTCTTCGCCTTCTTCCTGGGCTCGCCGATTCCCGGTACGCACACCCTCGTCACCCTGCCCGAAGTGCCGCTGCCGGACTGGGCGAAGGGCGTCCGGATCGGCGGCCGGGTCACCGCGGAGGGCATGGTCTTCGCCCTGTACGACGGGCTGAAACTGGCCACCCTCCTCACCTGTGTAGGCGCCGCCAATGCGCTCGCCAACCCCGCCCGGCTCCTGAAGTCCCTGCCCGGTGCGCTCTACGAGGCGGGCGTCGCGGTGGTCGTCGCGATGACCTTCGCCCCGAACCTGGTCGCCGACGTCCAGCGGCTGCGCGCCGCCCGCCGGCTGCGCGGGCGTCCCGACCGCGGGATCAAGGCACTCCTCCAGGTCGGGCTGCCGGTGCTGGAGGGCGCGCTGGAGCGCTCGGTGGCACTGGCCGCGGCCATGGACGCACGCGGCTACGGCCGCAGCGCCCAAGTGCCGCCCGCCGTACGCCACACCACGTCCGTGCTCACCCTCGGCGGGCTGCTCGGCGTCTGCGCGGGAACCTATGGGCTGTTGGGCGACACCGGGGGCGGCTACGGGCTGCCGCTGCTGCTCGCCGGGCTGGCGGCGGCGCTCGCCGGGCTGTGGCTCGGTGGCCGCCGGTCGGTGCGCAGCCGCTACCGGCCCGAGCGGTGGGGCGCCCGCGCCTGGCTGGTCGCGGGCTCCGGCATTGCCGTCGCCGCCCTGATGATCTGGGCGAACGACTATGCGCCGGCCGCCCTGCACCCTCCCGCCGTCCCGCTCACCGCCCCCGTCCTCCCTCTCTGGCCGGCCGTTTCCGTTCTCGTGGGGCTGCTGCCCGCGTTCGTCGCCCCGCTCCCGTCGAGCGCGGACCGGGCCGGGTCCGGTGGTGCGTCCCGTGGCGGTCGCCGTGCCTCTGATGCCGTTCCCCGTATGAAGGAGCCCACCCAGTGA
- a CDS encoding MBL fold metallo-hydrolase encodes MTTQVTDHKGGVWSIAVPIPDNPLGHTLVHLLETDRGPVLIDTGWDDPDSWDTLVAGVTACGFGLTDLHGVLITHHHPDHHGLSAKVREASGAWIAMHAADTAVVRRTREAEPGQWLDYLLTKLAAAGAPDDHLAPLRKARATGGGRKLPGRRAALPDRGIDPGALLDLPGRRVRAIWTPGHTPGHVCLHLEEEHPSARTPGFGRLFSGDHLLPGITPHIGLYEAPDDGLGAHDGAHEGESLREGTDPLGDYLDSLERVGRLSPAEVLPAHQHAFTDAGGRVRALIAHHEERLARLRALLQEPRTVWQLAETMEWNRPWEQIPYGSRNIAVSEAEAHLRRLVKLGHAEGVPGSDPVTYRAVG; translated from the coding sequence ATGACCACGCAGGTGACCGACCACAAGGGCGGGGTGTGGAGCATCGCCGTCCCCATCCCGGACAACCCGCTCGGCCACACCCTCGTCCACCTCCTGGAGACCGACCGCGGGCCGGTGCTCATCGACACCGGCTGGGACGACCCGGACTCCTGGGACACCCTCGTCGCCGGCGTCACCGCCTGCGGGTTCGGCCTCACCGACCTCCACGGCGTCCTGATCACCCACCATCACCCCGACCACCACGGCCTGTCCGCCAAGGTCCGGGAGGCCTCCGGCGCCTGGATCGCGATGCATGCCGCCGACACCGCGGTGGTCCGCCGCACGCGCGAGGCCGAACCGGGCCAGTGGCTCGATTACCTGCTCACCAAGCTCGCAGCGGCGGGCGCACCGGACGACCATCTGGCGCCTCTGCGGAAGGCGCGCGCCACTGGGGGCGGCCGGAAGCTGCCCGGCCGGCGGGCCGCGCTGCCGGACCGCGGTATCGACCCCGGCGCGCTGCTCGATCTGCCGGGACGCCGGGTGCGCGCCATCTGGACGCCCGGTCACACCCCCGGGCATGTGTGCCTCCACCTGGAGGAGGAGCACCCCTCGGCGCGGACCCCCGGCTTCGGCCGGCTGTTCTCCGGCGACCACCTCCTGCCCGGCATCACCCCGCACATCGGCCTGTACGAGGCCCCGGACGACGGTCTTGGCGCGCACGATGGCGCGCACGAAGGGGAGAGCCTGCGGGAGGGCACCGACCCCCTGGGCGACTACCTCGACTCCCTCGAACGCGTCGGCCGGCTCTCCCCCGCCGAGGTGCTGCCCGCCCATCAGCACGCCTTCACCGACGCCGGTGGCCGGGTGCGCGCGCTGATCGCCCACCACGAGGAGCGGCTGGCCCGGCTGAGAGCGCTGCTCCAGGAACCGCGCACCGTCTGGCAGCTCGCCGAGACCATGGAGTGGAACCGCCCCTGGGAGCAGATCCCGTACGGCTCCCGCAACATCGCCGTGTCGGAGGCCGAGGCCCATCTGCGCCGTCTGGTGAAGCTGGGGCATGCGGAGGGGGTGCCGGGCTCCGATCCGGTGACCTACCGGGCGGTGGGGTAG
- a CDS encoding alpha/beta hydrolase family protein, translating to MPAEAGTPRGQRRVPRALVAGAALVLAALTTAPALAAPAAFTTQRAESGESVHAVAAPRSGQGRGTLLSLTPLGRQSRAEVIGQAQKQGLETGTARHGVAAYRLTYRTITPDGRPTTASGLLALPTGGDSRHLPPVVHTHGTLAYRGYAPSMADGPDRAVSVLYASAGRVALAPDYLGLGTSPGRHPYMDARSSVSASLDMLRAAHSAAPKLGATLDRTVSVTGFSQGGQVAMALGRELHRGADPRFRLGMLAPVGGPYDLVGAELPGMFDGRIDPRSAVFYLSFFLTAQNRLHPLYNDPAEVFRAPYADRVEDLFDSEHPAEDIAGKLPERLEDLLTDTWYRKLRHPSGALLEALRVNDRTCDWKPGRGVRITLYSATGDRDVPIANTRSCARQLTGHGVRAKAVDQGADADHYVSFLRSQPSIARTLPVAR from the coding sequence ATGCCGGCCGAGGCGGGTACACCGCGCGGGCAACGACGCGTCCCGCGCGCCCTGGTGGCAGGCGCCGCCCTCGTGCTGGCGGCGCTCACCACGGCCCCGGCCCTCGCGGCGCCGGCGGCCTTCACGACGCAGCGGGCAGAGTCCGGAGAGTCGGTTCACGCCGTCGCCGCACCGAGAAGTGGCCAGGGGCGCGGGACACTCCTCTCGCTCACGCCCCTCGGCCGGCAGAGCCGGGCCGAGGTCATCGGCCAGGCACAGAAACAGGGCCTGGAGACCGGCACCGCCAGGCATGGCGTCGCCGCATACCGCCTGACCTACCGCACGATCACCCCCGACGGCCGACCCACCACCGCCTCCGGCCTGCTCGCCCTCCCCACGGGCGGCGACTCCCGCCATCTCCCGCCCGTCGTTCACACCCACGGCACCCTCGCCTACCGCGGCTACGCCCCCTCGATGGCGGACGGCCCCGACCGGGCGGTGTCGGTGCTGTACGCCTCGGCCGGCCGCGTCGCCCTCGCCCCCGACTACCTCGGCCTCGGCACCAGCCCCGGACGCCACCCGTACATGGACGCCCGGTCTTCCGTCTCGGCCTCCCTCGACATGCTCCGGGCAGCGCACTCGGCCGCCCCCAAGCTTGGCGCCACCCTTGACCGCACGGTGTCCGTCACCGGCTTCTCCCAGGGCGGGCAGGTCGCCATGGCACTGGGCCGCGAGCTGCACCGCGGCGCCGATCCGCGTTTCCGCCTCGGGATGCTCGCTCCGGTCGGCGGGCCGTACGACCTCGTCGGCGCGGAACTCCCCGGGATGTTCGACGGCCGTATCGACCCCCGGTCCGCCGTCTTCTACCTCTCCTTCTTCCTCACGGCCCAGAACCGCCTGCATCCGCTTTACAACGATCCCGCCGAGGTGTTCCGAGCCCCCTACGCCGACCGGGTCGAGGACCTCTTCGACAGTGAGCACCCGGCGGAAGACATCGCCGGCAAGCTGCCCGAACGCCTCGAAGACCTGCTGACGGACACCTGGTACCGCAAGCTCCGGCACCCTTCCGGCGCCCTGCTGGAAGCGCTCCGCGTCAATGACCGCACCTGCGACTGGAAGCCGGGCCGAGGAGTGCGGATAACCCTCTACTCCGCCACCGGCGACCGGGACGTCCCCATAGCCAACACCCGTAGCTGCGCACGGCAGTTGACGGGCCACGGGGTCAGGGCCAAGGCCGTCGACCAAGGGGCCGACGCTGACCACTATGTGTCCTTCCTGCGCTCGCAGCCCTCCATAGCCCGCACACTGCCCGTCGCCCGCTGA
- a CDS encoding ABC transporter ATP-binding protein: MIRFEQVSVTYGDAAAPAVQGIDLTVPEGELCLLVGPSGVGKSTVLNAVCGLVPHFTGGTLRGRVTVDGRDTRTHKPRELADVVGTVGQDPLAHFVTDTVEDELAYGMESLGLTPEVMRRRVEETLDLLGLAELRDRAITTLSGGQMQRVAIGSVLTTHPKVLVLDEPTSALDPAAAEEVLAVLQRLVHDLGTTVLLAEHRLERVVQYADQVILLPSPGAPPVMGTPADIMAVSPVHPPVVALGRLARWSPLPLSVRDARRKAAPLREQLTGVPPQAPGRSAEGTPAASDAAAEVSGLGVRRGRTEALHGVDLTVRGGETIALMGRNGAGKSALLTTLVGMHEPSSGTVRVGGAVPHRTSPRALLRHVGLVPQEPRDLLYADTVAAECTAADQDAGAPAGSCRALVARLLPDVPESVHPRDLSEGQRLALALAVVLTARPPLLLLDEPTRGLDYAAKARLIEVLRTLAAEGHAIVLATHDVELAAELAHRVVILADGEIVADGPTDEVVVSSPSFAPQVAKVLAPLPWLTVPQVARALEALA, translated from the coding sequence GTGATCCGGTTCGAGCAGGTCTCGGTCACCTACGGCGATGCCGCGGCGCCCGCCGTCCAGGGCATCGACCTGACCGTCCCCGAGGGCGAACTGTGTCTCCTGGTCGGCCCCTCGGGCGTCGGCAAGTCCACCGTCCTGAACGCCGTCTGCGGCCTCGTCCCGCACTTCACCGGCGGCACTCTGCGTGGCCGGGTCACCGTCGACGGCCGGGACACCCGCACCCACAAACCCCGTGAACTGGCCGATGTCGTCGGCACCGTGGGCCAGGACCCACTGGCGCACTTCGTCACCGACACCGTCGAGGACGAACTCGCCTACGGCATGGAGTCGCTCGGCCTCACCCCCGAGGTGATGCGCCGCCGGGTCGAGGAGACCCTCGACCTGCTGGGCCTGGCGGAGCTGCGCGACCGCGCGATCACCACGCTCTCGGGCGGGCAGATGCAGCGGGTGGCCATCGGGTCGGTCCTCACCACCCACCCCAAGGTCCTGGTCCTCGACGAGCCGACCTCCGCACTCGACCCCGCCGCGGCCGAGGAGGTGCTCGCCGTTCTCCAGCGGCTGGTCCATGACCTCGGTACCACGGTCCTGCTGGCCGAACACCGCCTGGAGCGCGTGGTCCAGTACGCCGACCAGGTCATCCTGCTGCCCTCCCCCGGCGCTCCCCCGGTCATGGGCACCCCCGCCGACATCATGGCCGTCTCCCCCGTCCACCCCCCGGTCGTGGCGCTTGGCCGCCTCGCCCGCTGGTCTCCTCTCCCCCTCTCCGTGCGCGACGCCCGTCGCAAGGCGGCTCCCCTGCGCGAGCAGCTGACGGGGGTCCCGCCACAGGCGCCGGGAAGGAGCGCGGAGGGTACGCCGGCAGCGTCGGACGCTGCCGCGGAGGTCTCCGGGCTCGGTGTGCGCCGGGGTCGGACCGAGGCACTGCACGGGGTGGATCTGACCGTGCGGGGCGGCGAGACGATCGCTCTGATGGGGCGTAACGGTGCGGGGAAGTCCGCCCTGCTCACCACCCTCGTCGGTATGCATGAACCGTCGTCCGGCACGGTGCGGGTCGGTGGTGCCGTCCCGCACCGCACCAGCCCCCGGGCCCTTCTGCGGCACGTCGGCCTGGTCCCCCAGGAACCTCGTGACCTCCTCTACGCCGACACCGTCGCCGCCGAGTGCACCGCGGCCGACCAGGACGCCGGCGCCCCCGCCGGCAGCTGCCGGGCCCTGGTCGCCCGGCTGCTGCCGGATGTCCCGGAATCCGTTCACCCCCGTGATCTGTCCGAGGGCCAACGGCTCGCCCTTGCCCTCGCGGTCGTACTGACCGCCCGTCCCCCACTGCTCCTTCTCGACGAGCCCACCCGCGGGCTGGACTACGCCGCCAAGGCCCGTCTGATCGAGGTGCTGCGCACCCTGGCCGCCGAGGGCCATGCCATCGTCCTGGCCACCCATGACGTGGAACTCGCCGCCGAACTGGCGCACCGTGTCGTCATCCTCGCCGACGGCGAGATCGTCGCCGACGGTCCCACCGACGAGGTCGTGGTGTCCTCGCCTTCCTTCGCACCGCAGGTCGCCAAGGTCCTCGCCCCGCTGCCCTGGCTGACCGTTCCCCAGGTGGCCCGCGCTCTGGAGGCCCTCGCATGA
- a CDS encoding ECF transporter S component — protein sequence MTVPPPRPEGLGPVSGSGSGSGRPGAGHQARAVRLGPRSIAALALISAIGVMAFGWPLLADSASGLAHSKDAPWLFAALLPMLLAVVVATIADTGLDAKAIAMLGVLAAAGAAMRPLGAGTAGIEPMFFLMVLSGRVLGPGFGFVLGSVAMFASALLTGGVGPWMPFQMLTMGWVSMGAGLLPGPDRLRGRGELAMLAAYGAVSAVLYGLVMNLQGWPYIAGLTSGVSFVPGDPLNQNLARYLAYCLATSLGWDLPRALVTVILTFTLGGTVLKALRRATRRAAFDVPASFAPDPPQGAAASR from the coding sequence ATGACCGTGCCCCCACCCCGTCCGGAGGGCCTCGGACCCGTCTCCGGCTCCGGCTCCGGCTCCGGCCGCCCCGGCGCCGGTCACCAGGCCCGTGCCGTGCGGCTCGGGCCCCGCTCCATCGCCGCGCTGGCCCTGATCTCGGCCATCGGCGTGATGGCTTTCGGCTGGCCGCTGCTCGCCGACTCCGCCTCCGGGCTCGCCCATTCCAAGGACGCGCCCTGGCTGTTCGCCGCGCTGCTGCCGATGCTGCTCGCCGTCGTCGTGGCGACCATCGCCGACACCGGTCTGGACGCCAAGGCCATCGCGATGCTCGGCGTACTGGCCGCGGCCGGGGCCGCGATGCGCCCCCTGGGTGCGGGGACGGCCGGCATCGAGCCGATGTTCTTCCTGATGGTGCTGTCGGGCCGGGTTCTGGGGCCCGGGTTCGGGTTCGTGCTGGGTTCCGTGGCGATGTTCGCGTCGGCGCTGCTGACCGGCGGTGTCGGCCCCTGGATGCCGTTCCAGATGCTGACGATGGGGTGGGTGTCGATGGGCGCCGGCCTGCTGCCGGGGCCCGACCGGCTGCGCGGCCGCGGTGAACTCGCCATGCTCGCCGCGTACGGAGCTGTCTCCGCCGTGCTCTACGGCCTGGTCATGAACCTCCAGGGCTGGCCCTATATCGCCGGCCTGACCTCAGGGGTCTCCTTCGTTCCCGGCGACCCGCTCAATCAGAACCTCGCCCGCTATCTCGCCTACTGCCTTGCCACCTCCCTCGGTTGGGACCTCCCCCGGGCCCTGGTCACCGTGATCCTCACCTTCACCCTCGGGGGCACCGTGCTCAAGGCCCTGCGCCGTGCCACCCGCCGCGCGGCCTTCGATGTCCCCGCCTCCTTCGCTCCCGATCCGCCCCAAGGTGCCGCCGCCTCCCGGTGA